Proteins found in one Erythrobacter sp. KY5 genomic segment:
- a CDS encoding DMT family transporter: MSEPSPLSRLIPFAIAALGVGCLSTMDAFMKEAALATGTYTATILRSLIGAAIIAPFWLWQRTGWPKWATLKLHIERGIISAFMALTFFYALTKLPLAESIAISFIAPLIALYLARILLGEVIQPKAIFASLLGFAGTIVIISGKIGQDSFDNDAALGLASLLVSALLYSYNFIVIRRQSQVAGPVEIATFHSGVGGAVLLLGTPFFATPIASEAILPLVFAGVLTVCGAMAFAWAYARAEAQALVPIEYSGFLWASVLGWLFFREAVTIPTMAGTALIVTGCWLATRKGRARQPAPA, encoded by the coding sequence ATGAGCGAGCCCTCTCCCCTCTCCCGGCTGATCCCCTTCGCCATCGCGGCGCTGGGCGTGGGATGCCTGTCGACCATGGACGCTTTCATGAAGGAAGCCGCGCTTGCGACAGGGACCTATACGGCCACCATCTTGCGCTCGCTCATCGGTGCGGCGATCATCGCGCCGTTCTGGCTTTGGCAGCGCACGGGCTGGCCTAAATGGGCGACGTTAAAGCTTCATATCGAACGCGGGATCATTTCGGCATTCATGGCGCTGACCTTCTTCTATGCGCTGACCAAGCTCCCGCTCGCCGAATCCATAGCAATCAGCTTCATCGCCCCACTGATCGCACTCTACCTGGCGAGGATATTGCTGGGAGAGGTGATCCAGCCCAAGGCGATCTTCGCAAGCCTGCTGGGCTTTGCAGGGACGATCGTGATCATCAGCGGCAAGATCGGGCAGGACAGTTTCGACAATGACGCAGCGCTTGGCCTTGCATCGCTGCTCGTCTCGGCGCTGCTGTATTCCTATAATTTCATCGTCATCCGGCGGCAGTCGCAAGTAGCAGGACCGGTCGAGATCGCCACCTTCCATAGCGGGGTTGGCGGCGCGGTTCTTTTGCTCGGCACGCCGTTCTTCGCGACGCCAATCGCTAGCGAGGCGATCCTGCCGCTGGTTTTTGCCGGGGTTCTGACCGTATGCGGCGCCATGGCCTTTGCGTGGGCATACGCAAGAGCGGAGGCGCAGGCGCTGGTCCCGATCGAATATTCGGGCTTTTTGTGGGCGAGCGTGCTTGGCTGGCTCTTCTTCCGCGAGGCAGTCACGATCCCCACGATGGCGGGCACGGCGCTGATCGTGACGGGGTGCTGGCTGGCGACACGAAAGGGCCGCGCACGCCAGCCCGCACCCGCCTGA
- the acnA gene encoding aconitate hydratase AcnA → MTATGKDTLSTRSTLDVNGKSYAYYSLAKAADQLGDVSKLPTSMKVLLENLLRFEDEGFTVGRDHIQAIVDWQNDPKTGNEIQYRPARVLLQDFTGVPCVVDLAAMRDAIKALGGDTQKINPQVPVDLVIDHSVMVDEFGHPKAMEANMALEYERNAERYDFLKWGSKSFKNFTAVPPGTGICHQVNLEYIGRGVWSSEDADGNMVAYPDTCVGTDSHTTMINGLGVLGWGVGGIEAEAAMLGQPISMLIPEVVGFKLTGKMAEGVTATDLVLTCVQMLREVGVVGRFVEFYGEGVANLTLADRATIANMAPEYGATCGFFGIDDKTIEYLRLTGRSEEEIALVEAYSKEQGMWFDPANEPVFTKTLELDVSSVVPSLAGPKRPQDRVILPEVDELFNGELKTVYNKAGAERTPVDGKDHDIGDGDVVIAAITSCTNTSNPDVLIAAGLVAKKANERGMKPKPWVKTSLAPGSQVVTDYLEKSGLQDDLNAIGFDLVGYGCTTCIGNSGPLAPPISAAINGNDIVAASVLSGNRNFEGRVSPDVRANFLASPPLVVAYALKGTVTEDITTTPIGQDQDGNDVMLADLWPTNAEVAEHRAANIDRSMFVNRYANVYDGDEHWQAITVEPSDTYQWRAGSTYVANPPYFEGMDMTPAPITDIVDAKPLAILGDSVTTDHISPAGAIKEDSPAGEYLKSNQVQKKDFNSYGSRRGNHDVMMRGTFANIRIRNEMVPGVEGGYTTYNGEQMPIYDAAMKHKADGTQLIVVGGKEYGTGSSRDWAAKGTILLGVRAVIVESFERIHRSNLVGMGVLPLQFEEGTTRETLELDSDCTFSIKGLADLTPGQTVEIEATRGDGTTFTFNALCRIDTANEMEYYRNGGILQYVLRKLAA, encoded by the coding sequence ATGACAGCCACCGGCAAGGACACCCTTTCGACGCGTTCCACCCTCGATGTGAACGGCAAGAGCTACGCTTACTATTCGCTCGCCAAAGCGGCCGATCAGCTGGGCGATGTGTCGAAGCTCCCGACCTCGATGAAAGTCCTGCTGGAAAACCTGCTGCGCTTCGAGGACGAAGGTTTCACCGTGGGCCGCGATCACATTCAGGCAATCGTCGACTGGCAGAACGACCCCAAGACCGGTAACGAGATCCAGTATCGCCCGGCGCGCGTTCTGCTGCAGGACTTCACCGGCGTGCCTTGCGTCGTTGACCTTGCCGCGATGCGTGATGCGATCAAGGCTCTTGGCGGCGATACGCAGAAGATCAATCCGCAGGTGCCTGTCGATCTCGTGATCGACCACTCGGTCATGGTCGACGAGTTTGGCCACCCCAAGGCGATGGAAGCCAACATGGCGCTCGAATATGAGCGTAATGCGGAACGCTACGACTTCCTCAAATGGGGTTCGAAGAGCTTCAAGAACTTCACCGCCGTGCCTCCGGGAACCGGTATCTGCCATCAGGTGAACCTTGAATATATCGGCCGCGGCGTGTGGTCGTCCGAAGATGCGGACGGCAACATGGTCGCCTACCCCGATACGTGCGTGGGCACTGACAGTCACACCACAATGATCAACGGCCTTGGCGTTCTGGGCTGGGGCGTCGGCGGGATCGAAGCCGAAGCCGCGATGCTCGGTCAGCCGATCTCTATGCTCATTCCCGAAGTTGTCGGCTTCAAGCTGACGGGCAAGATGGCCGAAGGCGTGACCGCGACCGACCTTGTGCTCACCTGTGTCCAGATGCTGCGCGAAGTGGGCGTCGTTGGGCGCTTCGTCGAATTCTACGGCGAGGGCGTTGCCAATCTCACCCTTGCCGACCGCGCGACCATCGCCAACATGGCGCCTGAATATGGCGCGACTTGCGGCTTCTTCGGCATCGACGACAAGACGATTGAATACCTGCGCCTCACCGGCCGCAGCGAAGAAGAAATCGCGCTTGTCGAAGCCTATTCCAAGGAACAGGGCATGTGGTTCGATCCGGCCAATGAGCCGGTCTTTACCAAAACGCTTGAACTCGACGTATCCTCGGTCGTCCCGAGCCTGGCCGGTCCCAAGCGCCCGCAGGACCGCGTGATCCTTCCCGAAGTTGACGAACTGTTCAATGGCGAGCTCAAGACCGTTTACAACAAGGCGGGCGCAGAGCGCACCCCGGTCGATGGCAAGGACCACGATATTGGCGATGGCGACGTGGTAATCGCCGCGATCACCTCGTGCACCAACACCTCCAACCCCGACGTGCTGATCGCAGCCGGCCTCGTCGCCAAGAAGGCGAATGAGCGCGGCATGAAGCCTAAGCCCTGGGTGAAAACCAGCCTTGCACCGGGATCGCAGGTGGTAACCGACTATCTCGAAAAGTCGGGCCTGCAGGACGATCTCAACGCGATCGGCTTTGACCTTGTCGGCTATGGCTGCACCACCTGCATCGGCAATAGCGGTCCGCTCGCGCCGCCGATCAGCGCCGCCATCAATGGCAACGACATCGTCGCGGCCAGCGTGCTTTCGGGCAATCGCAACTTCGAAGGCCGCGTCTCGCCTGACGTGCGCGCCAACTTTCTCGCCTCGCCGCCGCTGGTCGTCGCCTACGCGCTGAAGGGCACGGTGACAGAGGACATCACCACCACTCCGATCGGACAGGACCAAGACGGCAACGACGTTATGCTTGCCGACCTGTGGCCGACCAACGCCGAAGTCGCAGAGCACCGCGCGGCCAATATCGACCGCTCAATGTTCGTGAACCGCTATGCCAACGTCTATGACGGTGACGAGCACTGGCAGGCCATCACGGTTGAACCGTCGGACACCTATCAGTGGCGCGCCGGTTCGACCTATGTCGCAAACCCGCCCTACTTCGAAGGCATGGACATGACCCCTGCCCCGATCACTGACATCGTCGATGCAAAGCCGCTCGCGATCCTCGGCGACAGCGTCACCACCGACCACATCTCCCCCGCAGGTGCGATCAAGGAAGATTCGCCCGCAGGTGAATACCTCAAATCGAACCAGGTGCAGAAGAAGGACTTCAACTCCTACGGCTCGCGCCGCGGCAACCACGATGTGATGATGCGCGGCACCTTCGCCAACATCCGCATCCGCAACGAAATGGTCCCCGGCGTCGAGGGCGGATACACCACCTATAACGGCGAGCAGATGCCGATCTACGATGCTGCCATGAAGCACAAGGCGGACGGCACGCAGCTGATCGTCGTGGGCGGCAAGGAATACGGCACCGGCTCCTCGCGCGACTGGGCGGCGAAAGGCACGATCCTTCTGGGCGTTCGCGCGGTCATCGTCGAAAGCTTCGAGCGTATTCACCGGTCGAACCTCGTCGGAATGGGTGTTCTGCCGCTTCAGTTCGAGGAAGGCACCACGCGCGAAACGCTTGAGCTCGATTCGGACTGCACCTTCTCGATAAAGGGCCTTGCAGACCTTACGCCGGGCCAGACCGTGGAAATCGAAGCCACCCGCGGCGACGGCACGACCTTCACCTTCAATGCGCTTTGCCGTATCGATACGGCGAACGAAATGGAGTATTATCGCAACGGCGGCATTCTCCAATACGTGCTGCGCAAGCTCGCCGCTTAA